One segment of Engraulis encrasicolus isolate BLACKSEA-1 chromosome 7, IST_EnEncr_1.0, whole genome shotgun sequence DNA contains the following:
- the mepcea gene encoding 7SK snRNA methylphosphate capping enzyme encodes MIEMSVDKETVLSQPEGRSVDSHPHHRQPPSSFKDNVLTSGQAPAAKYNIISQDDTGVPDVIKMGSTAEVNPQEAKPADDKDQETGDNQAQLESNSGPQQQNNIQSQQRLNKRRSTMNATFKHPISGKRRRRANSESNPVLPTNFLLGGNIFDPLNLNSLLDEEVNRALNAETPKSSPLPPKSREPVEILIPRDITDPLNLNSGVPGGDVGPLISPLKTSGGRRRHRNRHHGGSGGATGPGMPGFPLAQPEFSDGERSAEGASATAEGLSSSSSSFPPPLSGNAAAGSTLPEGAAMLNTSPSTGLSASTVGTVVEDSRNLGLPNRRPPSSQRSLGGQTAPTSSLDVGYAAMTGPAFHHAPARQRKRRRASSRSESSRGSSTGPTNNKHARSGRDRASTTTANSSSNNNKHRQPFQTPVSSSGPRLIGRQQTTNANHHRGPNKQKPKKKFQYGNYTRYYGYRNPGRSEDPRLSLLRPEWFQGRTVLDLGCNTGHLTMAIAKQCRPSRIVGLDIDGDLIHAARQNIRYYLSEIQARDEMRTARHGEDESSQRGHSSDDRKDGVLDEKNKQRNEASLEEEKEKEEDRGKDKCTQQPQRGLKPSSRAEMEPEQGENCLEQRVAADRSEEQSSEKMEEGGKEGGREGGEGRRRRRGGGRRSPRGRRTFPVSLRISRGPIAAPPLPRSPGSQQWGSFPGNLSFVPGNYVLENDQLLLTQREEYDVILCLSVTKWVHLNWGDAGLRRLFHRAFRHLRPGGLFVLEPQPWSSYSRRKKLTDTIHKNYVNIRMKPDHFSTYLTSEVGFKSYELVGRSHNETQGFQRPIYIFHKGPSSKSHP; translated from the exons ATGATAGAGATGTCTGTTGACAAAGAGACTGTTTTATCGCAACCAGAGGGGAGATCAGTTGACTCCCATCCCCACCACCGCCAGCCCCCAAGCAGCTTTAAAGACAATGTTCTAACGTCCGGCCAGGCTCCTGCAGCCAAATACAACATCATCAGCCAGGATGACACCGGCGTTCCAGATGTAATAAAAATGGGCAGCACAGCAGAGGTGAATCCACAGGAGGCAAAACCGGCGGACGACAAGGACCAGGAAACAGGCGACAATCAGGCCCAGTTGGAGTCGAACAGCGGCCCGCAACAGCAGAACAACATCCAGTCACAACAGCGGCTCAACAAGCGTCGCAGCACCATGAACGCCACCTTCAAGCACCCCATCTCTGGGAAGCGGCGTCGACGTGCCAATTCGGAGAGCAACCCCGTCCTGCCCACCAACTTCTTGCTAGGCGGCAACATCTTCGACCCTCTGAATCTCAACAGCCTATTGGACGAGGAGGTCAACCGGGCCCTGAACGCCGAAACGCCCAAGTCTTCCCCCTTGCCGCCAAAGAGCCGCGAACCGGTCGAGATCCTCATTCCCAGGGACATCACCGATCCCCTCAACCTCAACTCGGGGGTGCCGGGGGGAGACGTGgggcccctcatctcccctctgaAGACCAGCGGCGGGCGGAGGCGCCACCGGAACCGTCACCACGGCGGCAGTGGTGGTGCCACAGGGCCGGGCATGCCCGGGTTTCCCCTGGCACAGCCGGAGTTCTCAGATGGCGAGAGGTCGGCGGAGGGTGCGTCTGCCACGGCCGAGggactgtcctcctcctcttcctccttcccgcCTCCTCTATCGGGCAACGCGGCGGCGGGCAGCACTCTACCCGAGGGGGCAGCCATGCTCAACACTTCACCATCCACAGGACTCAGTGCCTCCACTGTTGGCACTGTCGTCGAAGACTCCAGGAACCTCGGCCTACCCAATAGGAGACCTCCATCATCACAGAGGTCTCTCGGTGGCCAAACAGCTCCAACCAGCAGCTTGGATGTCGGATATGCAGCGATGACAGGGCCTGCTTTTCACCACGCACCCGCGCGGCAGCGCAAGCGGCGACGGGCCTCCAGCCGGTCCGAGAGCTCCCGCGGCTCCTCCACGGGCCCCACCAACAACAAACACGCCAGAAGCGGCCGGGACCGAGCgtccaccaccacagccaacagcagcagcaacaacaacaagcacAGGCAGCCTTTCCAAACACCCGTGTCCAGCTCGGGCCCGAGGCTCATAGGCCGACAGCAGACCACCAACGCCAACCACCACCGTGGGCCTAACAAGCAGAAGCCCAAGAAGAAGTTCCAGTACGGCAACTACACGCGCTACTACGGCTACCGAAACCCGGGCCGGAGCGAGGACCCGCGGCTGAGCCTGCTGAGGCCCGAGTGGTTCCAGGGCCGCACGGTGCTGGACTTGGGCTGCAACACGGGCCACCTGACCATGGCCATCGCCAAGCAGTGCCGGCCCAGCCGTATCGTGGGCCTGGACATCGACGGAGACCTCATCCACGCCGCCCGGCAAAACATCCGCTACTACCTCTCCGAGATCCAGGCGCGAGACGAGATGCGAACGGCGCGGCACGGCGAAGACGAAAGCAGCCAGAGGGGGCACTCCTCGGACGACAGGAAGGACGGAGTGCTGGACGAAAAGAACAAGCAGAGGAACGAGGCTTcgttggaggaggagaaggagaaggaggaggacagaggaaaggataAGTGCACACAGCAGCCGCAACGGGGATTAAAGCCAAGCAGTCGAGCAGAGATGGAGCCGGAGCAGGGAGAGAACTGTTTGGAGCAGCGGGTGGCAGCTGACAGGAGCGAAGAACAATCAAGTGAGAAAAtggaggaaggaggaaaggagggaggaagagaaggaggagaaggaagacggCGACGACGTGGAGGTGGGAGGAGGTCCCCGAGAGGGAGGCGCACCTTCCCCGTGTCTCTGCGCATCTCCAGGGGCCCCATCGCGGCCCCGCCGCTCCCTCGCTCGCCCGGCAGCCAGCAGTGGGGAAGCTTCCCGGGTAATCTCTCCTTTGTCCCG GGGAACTACGTGCTGGAGAATGATCAGCTGCTGCTGACCCAGCGTGAGGAGTATGACGTGATCCTGTGCCTGAGCGTCACCAAGTGGGTGCACCTCAACTGGGGTGACGCGGGGCTGCGGCGCCTCTTTCACAGGGCCTTCAGGCACCTGCGGCCCGGCGGCCTCTTCGTGCTGGAGCCCCAGCCCTGGAGCTCCTACAGCCGCCGCAAGAAACTCACG gACACCATCCACAAGAACTATGTAAATATCCGCATGAAGCCGGACC
- the LOC134452829 gene encoding cytochrome P450 2J2-like isoform X1, giving the protein MNISTMFSSTILSWCDSKIVLLFLFVLLLLISSRRKRIRINFPPGPWVIPLLQDVLTGFDHHAADKAAKKYGNIFSVWRGCVKIVYVSGFQMVHEVLVTQGDNFLDRPVSPLYNEAFKGNGISVSNGYRWRRQRHFSVSHMKSIGNGGRTMELNILKECALLCGAIQEEQGGAFDPHMKINHAVANVIGFLIFGKCFSSNSPDFQALLNLSAESVSLVHTPLAQLYDMCPWIMRRLPGPHEIILSNYSKLAYFVRKQIEIHKKDWDPFYHRDFVDSYIGEIDKRRKDTEAGFRVENLAYCTLDMFEAGTETVTSTLRWALLNMIKYPVIQEEVHSEIERVVGRSRPPCLADRVYMPYTNAVLHETQRLGNILPMNTPRVARRDTTLGGYLIPQGTMVITSLSSVLHDKSEWETPLQFNPYHFLDSQGSFRKREAFFAFSAGKRMCLGEHLAQMELFLFFTSLLQRFSFSSPPGPELSLEAQGTAVMAPRPFKVHASPR; this is encoded by the exons ATGAATATCAGCACCATGTTTTCAAGTACTATTTTAAGCTGGTGTGACAGTAAGATTGTTTTGCTGTTTCTTTTTGTCTTGCTGCTCCTCATAAGCTCACGGAGGAAAAGAATCCGGATTAACTTTCCTCCTGGTCCATGGGTTATTCCCCTCCTCCAAGACGTCTTGACTGGCTTTGATCATCACGCTGCAGATAAG GCTGCTAAGAAGTATGGAAACATTTTCAGCGTTtggagaggatgtgtgaaaatagTCTATGTGTCAGGATTTCAAATGGTACATGAAGTGTTGGTCACACAAGGAGACAATTTCCTGGATCGTCCAGTATCTCCTCTATATAATGAGGCATTCAAAGGCAATG GGATTTCTGTCAGCAATGGATACAGATGGAGAAGGCAGCGGCACTTTTCAGTGAGCCACATGAAAAGCATTGGCAATGGCGGAAGAACCATGGAGCTGAACATCCTGAAGGAATGTGCACTTCTGTGTGGAGCAATCCAAGAAGAGCAAG GGGGTGCCTTCGATCCTCACATGAAAATTAACCATGCGGTGGCGAACGTCATCGGATTTTTAATATTTGGGAAATGCTTCAGCAGCAATTCCCCTGACTTCCAGGCACTTCTCAACCTCAGTGCAGAATCTGTTTCACTCGTGCATACACCTCTTGCTCAG CTTTATGATATGTGTCCATGGATCATGAGGCGACTGCCAGGACCACATGAGATCATCCTGAGCAACTACTCAAAGCTCGCATACTTTGTAAGGAAGCAAATTGAGATCCACAAGAAAGACTGGGATCCCTTTTACCACAGAGACTTTGTTGACTCTTACATAGGGGAGATCGATAAG AGAAGGAAGGATACAGAGGCTGGTTTCAGAGTGGAGAACCTAGCCTACTGCACGCTGGACATGTTTGAAGCCGGTACTGAGACTGTGACCAGCACACTGCGATGGGCCCTCCTCAACATGATTAAGTACCCAGTCATCCAAG AGGAAGTCCACAGTGAGATTGAGCGGGTGGTGGGGCGCTCTCGCCCGCCATGTCTGGCTGACCGGGTCTACATGCCCTACACTAACGCAGTGCTGCACGAGACCCAGCGACTTGGCAACATCCTGCCCATGAACACACCCCGTGTGGCACGCAGAGACACAACGCTCGGAGGATACCTCATACCTCAG GGGACCATGGTCATAACCAGTCTGTCGTCAGTGCTCCATGACAAGTCAGAGTGGGAGACGCCTCTCCAGTTTAACCCATACCACTTCCTGGACAGCCAGGGTTCGTTTAGGAAAAGGGAGGCCTTCTTTGCTTTCTCAGCAG GGAAGAGGATGTGCCTGGGAGAACATCTAGCCCAGATGgagctcttcctcttcttcacctccctcctccagcgcttctccttctcctctccaccggGGCCGGAGCTCAGTCTAGAGGCCCAGGGCACCGCCGTCATGGCCCCCAGGCCCTTCAAAGTGCACGCCTCACCTCGCTGA
- the LOC134452829 gene encoding cytochrome P450 2J2-like isoform X2: protein MKSIGNGGRTMELNILKECALLCGAIQEEQGGAFDPHMKINHAVANVIGFLIFGKCFSSNSPDFQALLNLSAESVSLVHTPLAQLYDMCPWIMRRLPGPHEIILSNYSKLAYFVRKQIEIHKKDWDPFYHRDFVDSYIGEIDKRRKDTEAGFRVENLAYCTLDMFEAGTETVTSTLRWALLNMIKYPVIQEEVHSEIERVVGRSRPPCLADRVYMPYTNAVLHETQRLGNILPMNTPRVARRDTTLGGYLIPQGTMVITSLSSVLHDKSEWETPLQFNPYHFLDSQGSFRKREAFFAFSAGKRMCLGEHLAQMELFLFFTSLLQRFSFSSPPGPELSLEAQGTAVMAPRPFKVHASPR, encoded by the exons ATGAAAAGCATTGGCAATGGCGGAAGAACCATGGAGCTGAACATCCTGAAGGAATGTGCACTTCTGTGTGGAGCAATCCAAGAAGAGCAAG GGGGTGCCTTCGATCCTCACATGAAAATTAACCATGCGGTGGCGAACGTCATCGGATTTTTAATATTTGGGAAATGCTTCAGCAGCAATTCCCCTGACTTCCAGGCACTTCTCAACCTCAGTGCAGAATCTGTTTCACTCGTGCATACACCTCTTGCTCAG CTTTATGATATGTGTCCATGGATCATGAGGCGACTGCCAGGACCACATGAGATCATCCTGAGCAACTACTCAAAGCTCGCATACTTTGTAAGGAAGCAAATTGAGATCCACAAGAAAGACTGGGATCCCTTTTACCACAGAGACTTTGTTGACTCTTACATAGGGGAGATCGATAAG AGAAGGAAGGATACAGAGGCTGGTTTCAGAGTGGAGAACCTAGCCTACTGCACGCTGGACATGTTTGAAGCCGGTACTGAGACTGTGACCAGCACACTGCGATGGGCCCTCCTCAACATGATTAAGTACCCAGTCATCCAAG AGGAAGTCCACAGTGAGATTGAGCGGGTGGTGGGGCGCTCTCGCCCGCCATGTCTGGCTGACCGGGTCTACATGCCCTACACTAACGCAGTGCTGCACGAGACCCAGCGACTTGGCAACATCCTGCCCATGAACACACCCCGTGTGGCACGCAGAGACACAACGCTCGGAGGATACCTCATACCTCAG GGGACCATGGTCATAACCAGTCTGTCGTCAGTGCTCCATGACAAGTCAGAGTGGGAGACGCCTCTCCAGTTTAACCCATACCACTTCCTGGACAGCCAGGGTTCGTTTAGGAAAAGGGAGGCCTTCTTTGCTTTCTCAGCAG GGAAGAGGATGTGCCTGGGAGAACATCTAGCCCAGATGgagctcttcctcttcttcacctccctcctccagcgcttctccttctcctctccaccggGGCCGGAGCTCAGTCTAGAGGCCCAGGGCACCGCCGTCATGGCCCCCAGGCCCTTCAAAGTGCACGCCTCACCTCGCTGA
- the LOC134452830 gene encoding solute carrier family 25 member 45, whose translation MPLVEFIAGWVSGAVGLAVGHPMDTIKVRIQTQSKYKGIVDCVTRTYTHEGIHGFFKGMAFPVLSVAISNAVLFGSYSNALDYLTQSQRGERSHGNQASAAAVFTAGCISGVAQVFVTAPIDLVKVRLQSQTRSVKYRGPMHCVAVILREEGVRGLFRGMWALALRDVPCYGLYFLPYELTVRMLTDKDRQPGTFAVLMAGGVAGVVTWACATPMDVVKARLQMVGAGGQAYRGVLHCIQESARQEGVRVFFKGLLLNSVRAFPVNAVTFLSYESLMSFLTAKGANG comes from the exons ATGCCTCTTGTGGAGTTCATTGCAGGATGGGTCTCAG GTGCAGTGGGACTAGCTGTGGGACACCCCATGGACACAATAAAG GTACGGATTCAGACTCAGTCCAAGTACAAAGGAATTGTGGACTGTGTCACAAGGACCTACACACATGAAGGG aTCCATGGCTTTTTTAAGGGCATGGCATTCCCTGTCTTGAGCGTTGCCATCAGCAATGCCGTGCTCTTCGGTTCCTATAGCAACGCTCTGGACTACCTGACTCAGTCTCAGAGGGGCGAGCGCAGCCACGGCAACCAGGCATCCGCAGCTGCGGTCTTCACAGCCGGCTGCATCTCAGGTGTGGCGCAG GTGTTTGTGACAGCTCCCATTGACCTGGTGAAGGTGAGACTCCAGAGCCAGACGAGGAGTGTGAAGTACCGGGGCCCCATGCACTGCGTGGCCGTGATcctgagggaggagggggtgcgGGGCCTCTTCCGGGGCATGTGGGCCCTGGCCCTCAGAGACGTGCCCTGCTACGGGCTCTACTTCCTGCCATACGAGCTGACCGTCAGGATGCTGACAGACAAGGACAGACAACCAG GTACGTTTGCGGTGCTGATGGCAGGTGGTGTGGCGGGGGTGGTGACGTGGGCGTGCGCCACCCCCATGGACGTGGTGAAGGCCCGGCTGCAgatggtgggggcggggggccagGCGTACCGGGGGGTGCTGCACTGCATCCAGGAGAGCGCCCGGCAGGAGGGCGTCCGGGTCTTCTTCAAGGGCCTCCTCCTCAACAGCGTCAGGGCCTTCCCCGTCAACGCAGTCACCTTCCTCAGCTACGAGAGCCTCATGTCCTTCCTGACGGCAAAAGGAGCCAATGGCTGA